The Nitrospira sp. CR1.1 sequence CCGCGTTCGAGCCGCTGATTCCAAAATTCATGGCCAACCGGAACAAAGAACTCGTGACGATGACAGCAGCTCTGGCTACAAGCGACTTTGCGACCATCAGGCAGGTGGCCCACGGCATGAAGGGTGTGAGCGGCAGTTATGGGTTTCACGACATGACCACCATCGCGGGTCGAATGGAGCAGGCTGCCAAGGCCGCCGATGAAGCATCGATCCGCCAGGATTTGGTCGCGCTGGCATCGTACCTTGCGCGAGTTGAGATCACCTACGAATAACAACGTCTAATGGGCTCTCGTATCTGTCGGCGGCAGCTTGATGACTCACCGCTGCGCCTGCAGCACGGGTGGTCAATCCTGTGGGTATGAAAATCAAGAAATATGCGTGCGTTTGTAGGAATTCGTGCTACAAAAGAATGATCTGTACGAGTCAGAACCATCTGAAGCTTCAGGCACCTCACTCATTCGATACCAAGGAGCGCTTGTATGGAAAGCCCTGAAACCCCCAAACTCCGCGTTCTCATGGTTGAAGATGAGGAAGACACGGCGAGCTTATTAAAATTTCTTCTGGAGCGGGCCAGTTATCAGGTGGTGCATGCCAAAGACGGCCGGCAGGCGCAGGAACTCGTCAATACCATTTCTCCTCCTGACATCGTGTTGCTGGATGTGATGTTGCCGTTCTTGAGCGGACTGCAAGTGCTCACCGTAATCAGAAAGCGCGAGGGATGGACCAAGGTGCCGATCGTCATGTTGACGGCCGACGGGAGCGAGCATGACATCAAACGTGCATTGGAGAACGGCGCCAACGATTACATGATTAAGCCGTTCAATCCACGCGAACTGACCAGCCGGCTGAAGCGGTTCGTCGCTCAAGCGGCCTGAGCGACCGCCGGGAGGAGTCGCGTGCTGGGCCTCGACCAGTCTGACCTGACACTTCGCATCGGTACCATTGCCGCCATCTCCGTCTATTCCGCGGTGCTGCTGCTCCTGCTCGGCATTCTCCTGCTTCGGTACATACGCCTCAACAAGGACCGGCGGCGGCGCGCCGTCACGGAGACCTGGCGGCCACTACTCGCCGAATGTGTCGTCGAGGTGC is a genomic window containing:
- a CDS encoding response regulator, whose product is MESPETPKLRVLMVEDEEDTASLLKFLLERASYQVVHAKDGRQAQELVNTISPPDIVLLDVMLPFLSGLQVLTVIRKREGWTKVPIVMLTADGSEHDIKRALENGANDYMIKPFNPRELTSRLKRFVAQAA